The bacterium genome contains a region encoding:
- the livF gene encoding High-affinity branched-chain amino acid transport ATP-binding protein LivF gives MEASASPVLQLTAVHTYYGAIHALKGISLRVDAGEIVTLIGANGAGKSTTLRTISGLLKVQQGEVSFFGESITQLPAHQIVARGLAHCPEGRRIFPDMSVLENLELGAYLRRDTEGIATDLERGMTLFPILKERSRQKAGTLSGGEQQMLAIARALMSRPRLLMLDEPSLGLAPALVQQIFRTIEEINAEGTPILLVEQNAHLALQVAHRGYVLETGRIVLEGTGASLLGNDEVRRAYLGG, from the coding sequence ATGGAGGCCTCCGCATCCCCGGTCCTGCAGCTGACAGCGGTCCACACCTACTACGGTGCGATTCATGCGCTCAAAGGGATCTCCCTGCGTGTGGATGCCGGGGAGATCGTGACGCTCATTGGGGCGAACGGGGCCGGGAAGAGCACCACTCTGCGCACGATCTCCGGGTTGCTGAAAGTCCAGCAGGGAGAGGTTTCGTTTTTTGGTGAGTCCATCACGCAGCTCCCGGCACATCAGATCGTGGCCCGTGGACTGGCGCATTGTCCGGAGGGGCGACGCATTTTTCCGGACATGAGTGTTCTGGAGAATCTGGAGCTTGGGGCGTATCTGCGACGGGACACCGAGGGGATCGCAACGGATCTGGAGCGGGGGATGACCCTTTTCCCGATCCTGAAGGAGCGGTCGCGGCAGAAGGCCGGCACCCTCTCCGGCGGCGAGCAGCAGATGCTGGCGATCGCCCGGGCCCTGATGAGTCGTCCGCGACTGCTGATGCTGGATGAGCCGTCCCTGGGGCTGGCCCCGGCCCTGGTACAACAGATCTTCCGGACCATCGAAGAGATCAACGCCGAGGGGACCCCGATCCTCCTGGTGGAGCAGAACGCGCACCTGGCGTTGCAGGTTGCTCACCGGGGCTATGTCCTGGAGACCGGCCGCATCGTGCTCGAAGGGACTGGTGCGAGTCTGCTCGGTAATGATGAAGTGCGTCGCGCCTATCTGGGGGGCTAA